A genomic stretch from Falco naumanni isolate bFalNau1 chromosome 6, bFalNau1.pat, whole genome shotgun sequence includes:
- the SMIM28 gene encoding small integral membrane protein 28, with protein sequence MRWLLGSSWRKFGHADRGNYDWLNSEPGGPLLETELQSKQTSSTKDDIEPFLCIILPATMMLFLAFLLLFLYRRCQRPTPQGQIFSIDLPEALPEYDVSNFLSVLPWNSEQSFHYSTLLPDATFLTVCLPPSYEEATMKTSTDEAHIELSPDPVPPYEESSLQSSSAK encoded by the exons ATGAGGTGGCTcttgggcagcagctggagaaaattTGGACACGCTGACAGGGGAAACTATGACTGGCTAAACAGCGAACCAGGTGGGCCGCTTCTGGAAACAGAGCTTCAG AGCAAACAGACAAGTTCAACCAAAGACGACATAGAACCATTTCTGTGCATCATATTGCCTGCCACCATGATGCTCTTCCTGGCATTCTTGCTGCTCTTCCTGTATCGCCGTTGCCAGCGCCCCACTCCACAGGGGCAGATCTTCAGCATCGACCTCCCCGAGGCCCTGCCCGAGTACGATGTGTCcaatttcctttctgtgctgccCTGGAACAGCGAACAGAGTTTCCACTACTCCACTCTGCTTCCTGATGCCACATTCCTCACTGTGTGTTTGCCTCCATCCTACGAGGAGGCCACCATGAAGACTTCCACAGATGAGGCTCACATTGAGCTCTCTCCAGATCCAGTGCCTCCTTATGAAGAGAGCTCACTGCAGTCCAGCAGTGCCAAATAA